One Marasmius oreades isolate 03SP1 chromosome 2, whole genome shotgun sequence DNA segment encodes these proteins:
- the ARF1 gene encoding Arf GTPase arf1, protein MGLSLSSLSTTLLSLVRWSKDQDVRILMLGLDSAGKTTILYRLQIGEVVSTIPTIGFNVETVQYKNIKFQVWDLGGQSSIRPYWRCYFPNTSAIIYVIDSSDKDRLNTSRTELLTMLSEEELKGVPLLVFCNKQDVQGALKPEVISEELGLAGGEKSRPWSVRGSCATKGEGLEEGLDWLVNAIQKT, encoded by the exons ATGGGGCTTTCATTGTCCTCACTCTCCACCACCCTCCTTTCCCTAGTACGCTGGAGTAAAGATCAAGATGTTCGGATTCTAATGCTCGGACTAGATTCAGCCGGAAAG ACCACAATCCTGTACCGGTTACAG ATTGGGGAGGTTGTATCGACAATTCCGA CAAttggtttcaatgtcgaaaCGGTACAA TATAAAAACATCAAATTTCAAGTTTGGGACTTGGGAGGCCAATCAAGTATCCG GCCCTATTGGCGTTGCTACTTCCCAAATACCTCAGCTATTATATATGTTATCGACTCTTCAGACAAAGACCGTCTCAACACATCACGGACAGAATTATTGACCATGCTTTCCGAAGAGGAGCTGAAAGGCGTCCCACTTCTTGTCTTTTGTAATAAACAAGATGTGCAAGGTGCGCTCAAGCCTGAAGTCATCAGTGAAGAACTTGGTTTAGCAGGTGGAGAGAAGTCACGGCCTTGGAGCGTACGAGGCAGCTGCGCAACGAAGGGTGAAGGATTAGAAGAAGGGCTCGATTG GCTGGTGAATGCAATACAAAAGACATGA
- a CDS encoding uncharacterized protein (BUSCO:EOG092644DY), whose protein sequence is MSSVTDENGSSQSRNAPLIKDAKRKKEKKTKKNGKDREVTEVAETSLNLESRKWKKTKIEAGIEVEGTQEETASEKPKKNKGKDQQNRDKRKAEGLPEGGNTSETVQETTTKKRRRELEMADDVFGRPKKKSKKLDFLDPREDLTLSEQAQKALSYAYTQFQHPKKWKFHKARQNWLIRNFWSDNTIPDVHVPLVLRYFANIQGGARENIMKTCMSIIRVSQDDKVQENQEKITVGQQSIEQTGTPPIQGHYEIKRKRAMELLKVLQTSVA, encoded by the exons ATGTCCAGTGTCACGGACGAGAATGGTTCCTCGCAGTCGAGGAATGCACCTCTCATCAAAGATGCAAaacgaaagaaagagaaaaagacgaagaaaaatGGTAAGGATCGCGAAGTTACGGAAGTGGCAGAAACGTCCTTGAATCTCGAGAGCCGAAAATGGAAGAAGACAAAGATCGAGGCTGGCATTGAGGTGGAAGGAACGCAGGAAGAAACTGCTTCGGAAAAACCCAAGAAGAACAAGGGGAAGGACCAACAGAACAGAGATAAAAGAAAAGCAGAAGGACTTCCGGAGGGAGGCAACACTTCGGAAACAGTTCAAGAAACCacaacgaagaagaggagacgTGAACTTGAGATGGCGGACGATGTATTTGGAAGGCCAAAGAAGAAATCCAAGAAACTAGATTTCCTAGATCCGAGAGAAGACTTGACTCTGTCAGAGCAAGCTCAGAAGG cCCTCTCCTACGCGTATACTCAATTTCAGCATCCAAAGAAGTGGAAATTCCACAAAGCGCGTCAGAATTGGCTCATACGAAATTTTTGGTCGGACAATACA ATTCCTGACGTTCATGTTCCCCTTGTCCTCAGATATTTCGCTAACATACAGGGTGGTGCCCGAGAA AATATCATGAAAACATGCATGTCGATTATCAGAGTTTCTCAGGATGATAAAGTACAAGAAAATCAAGAAAAAATCACTGTTGGACAACAGTCAATAGAGCAAACTGGAACACCTCCAATACAAGGTCACTACGAAATCAAGCGAAAACGAGCGATGGAGCTTTTGAAGGTCCTTCAAACTTCCGTAGCATGA
- a CDS encoding uncharacterized protein (BUSCO:EOG092644DY): MSSVTDENGSSQSRNAPLIKDAKRKKEKKTKKNGKDREVTEVAETSLNLESRKWKKTKIEAGIEVEGTQEETASEKPKKNKGKDQQNRDKRKAEGLPEGGNTSETVQETTTKKRRRELEMADDVFGRPKKKSKKLDFLDPREDLTLSEQAQKALSYAYTQFQHPKKWKFHKARQNWLIRNFWSDNTIPDVHVPLVLRYFANIQGGAREVNSSDIQGLRMLTLQ, encoded by the exons ATGTCCAGTGTCACGGACGAGAATGGTTCCTCGCAGTCGAGGAATGCACCTCTCATCAAAGATGCAAaacgaaagaaagagaaaaagacgaagaaaaatGGTAAGGATCGCGAAGTTACGGAAGTGGCAGAAACGTCCTTGAATCTCGAGAGCCGAAAATGGAAGAAGACAAAGATCGAGGCTGGCATTGAGGTGGAAGGAACGCAGGAAGAAACTGCTTCGGAAAAACCCAAGAAGAACAAGGGGAAGGACCAACAGAACAGAGATAAAAGAAAAGCAGAAGGACTTCCGGAGGGAGGCAACACTTCGGAAACAGTTCAAGAAACCacaacgaagaagaggagacgTGAACTTGAGATGGCGGACGATGTATTTGGAAGGCCAAAGAAGAAATCCAAGAAACTAGATTTCCTAGATCCGAGAGAAGACTTGACTCTGTCAGAGCAAGCTCAGAAGG cCCTCTCCTACGCGTATACTCAATTTCAGCATCCAAAGAAGTGGAAATTCCACAAAGCGCGTCAGAATTGGCTCATACGAAATTTTTGGTCGGACAATACA ATTCCTGACGTTCATGTTCCCCTTGTCCTCAGATATTTCGCTAACATACAGGGTGGTGCCCGAGAAGTAAACTCCTCGGATATTCAAGGGCTTCGCATGCTGACTCTGCAATAA
- the HEM1 gene encoding mitochondrial 5-aminolevulinate synthase (BUSCO:EOG09261NLR), translating into MDKLSSLSIFKTSCPFLGRTKTSTLRSLCTSTSPRYPSISLLTERATKCPVMGPALNTRSKEIAAGYASVAANSDVEKIHRQQGVNVPAGATVEMCPHASAARAAARMAADLTTVAQKKNGSKRPAEDLAKVVPAAAATSGCPFSKGATVPGVIPKLPVFHPPVSTSASLHNGFQYEQFYTNELEKKHQDKSYRYFNNINRLAAEFPVAHTADVQDEVQVWCSNDYLGMGNNPVVLETMHRTLDRYGHGAGGTRNIAGNGALHLGLEQELAHLHRKEAALVFSSCYVANDATLSTLGSKLPGCILFSDKMNHASMIQGMRHSGAKKVIFNHNDLEDLENKLKSYPKETPKIIAFESVYSMCGSIGPIKEICDLAEEYGALTFLDEVHAVGLYGPHGAGVAEHLDYDAQLAAEHSPHPIKGSVMDRIDIITGTLGKAYGAIGGYIAGSENFVDMIRSYAPGFIFTTSLPPATVAGALASIAYQRKYLGDRQLKQINVRQAKQRFVELDIPVVPGPSHILPVLVGDAALAKAASDKLLSDHNIYVQSINYPTVAVGEERLRITVTPRHTSEQMDKLVNAVDHVFTELSINRLVDWQAVGGRAGVGLPGAVPTEPMWTDEQLGLTNGTNPVTLRDGEKPTVDLLGVQDARSRFDYLLGPMSGPVQAHKVTDTASIKSNVRFKIGSAKVMPQEEMAILQPVAVVA; encoded by the exons ATGGACAAGCTGTCTTCATTGTCGATTTTCAAGACTTCCTGCCCCTTCTTGGGTAGGACCAAAACTTCTACTCTTCGCTCTCTGTGTACTTCAACCTCTCCTCGTTACCCGTCCATCTCTCTCTTGACTGAACGGGCAACGAAATGCCCAGTGATGGGTCCAGCGTTGAACACTCGTTCCAAGGAGATTGCCGCTGGTTATGCAAGTGTTGCTGCCAATTCCGATGTCGAGAAAATCCATCGTCAACAGGGCGTCAACGTTCCCGCTGGTGCTACCGTCGAGATGTGCCCTCATGCTTCGGCGGCTCGGGCAGCGGCTCGTATGGCGGCAGACCTCACAACGGTTGCTCAAAAGAAGAATGGTTCCAAGCGACCTGCCGAGGACCTTGCCAAAGTAGTTcctgcagcagcagctaCAAGTGGATGTCCATTCAGCAAAGGCGCTACTGTACCGGGCGTAATCCCAAAACTTCCTGTATTCCACCCTCCCGTGTCTACGAGCGCCAGTCTTCACAATGGTTTCCAATACGAACAATTCTACACAAATGAGTTGGAGAAGAAACACCAGGATAAATCCTACCGTTATTTCAATAACATCAATCGTCTCGCGGCCGAGTTTCCGGTAGCCCACACTGCCGACGTCCAGGATGAGGTTCAGGTTTGGTGCTCAAATGATTATTTGGGAATGGGTAATAATCCTGTTGTCCTGGAAACTATGCA TCGTACATTGGATCGTTACGGTCATGGGGCGGGAGGTACCCGCAATATTGCTGGAAATGGGGCCCTTCATCTCGGTCTAGAACAAGAGCTAGCCCATCTTCACCGGAAGGAAGCGGCTCTGGTCTTTTCTTCGTGTTACGTTGCCAATGACGCTACTCTCTCCACCCTCGGTTCCAAACTTCCCGGTTGTATTTTGTTCTCAGATAAGATGAATCATGCTTCCATGATTCAAGGAATGCGGCACTCTGGAGCAAAGAAAGTTATTTTTAATCATAACGACTTGGAGGATTTGGAAAACAAACTCAAATCGTACCCCAAGGAAACTCCGAAGATCATCGCTTTTGAGAGTGTTTATTCGATGTGCGGTAGTATTGGACCCATTAAGGAGATTTGCGATTTGGCTGAGGAATACGGTGCTCTGACCTTCCTTGATGAG GTACATGCAGTTGGTTTATACGGTCCTCACGGTGCTGGAGTAGCCGAACACCTTGATTATGACGCTCAGCTTGCTGCAGAGCATAGTCCCCACCCCATCAAGGGCTCGGTCATGGACCGTATCGATATCATTACTG GTACACTCGGGAAAGCGTACGGTGCCATCGGCGGTTACATTGCTGGTTCGGAGAACTTTGTCGACATGATTCGATCCTATGCTCCTGGATTCATATTTACGACTTCTCTTCCCCCGGCTACTGTCGCTGGTGCTCTTGCCTCGATTGCCTACCAACGCAAATACCTTGGCGATAGGCAGCTGAAACAGATAAATGTTCGGCAAGCCAAGCAACGGTTTGTTGAATTGGATATACCCGTCGT CCCCGGTCCCTCCCACATCCTTCCGGTACTTGTCGGCGACGCTGCTCTGGCGAAGGCCGCCTCGGATAAACTTCTTTCCGACCATAATATTTACGTTCAGTCCATCAATTACCCTACAGTCGCCGTCGGAGAGGAACGCCTTAGGATCACGGTCACCCCCCGTCACACCTCGGAACAGATGGATAAACTTGTCAATGCCGTCGACCACGTTTTCACTGAACTCAGCATCAACCGTTTGGTTGACTGGCAAGCTGTCGGTGGCCGTGCGGGCGTTGGCTTACCTGGTGCTGTGCCCACGGAACCCATGTGGACCGATGAACAGCTGGGTTTGACGAATGGAACGAATCCGGTCACTTTACGTGACGGAGAGAAGCCAACTGTGGATCTTTTGGGCGTTCAGGATGCCAGGAGCCGCTTTGATTATTTGTTGGGTCCGATGAGTGGACCGGTGCAGGCCCATAAAGTGACTGATACCGCCTCCATTAAGTCCAACGTTAGATTCAAGATAGGTAGTGCAAAGGTGATGCCACAGGAGGAAATGGCTATTCTTCAGCCTGTGGCTGTCGTCGCGTAA
- a CDS encoding uncharacterized protein (BUSCO:EOG09262OX9) produces MEVFSKSPFHTVPARRFTQTRLGTSASVPRSAPSFPSSPSTNYQKPTYSFQNSQSDFTKAALTRASNYLLGVYARPGFVLSHGKGSYVWDTEGRKFLDFSAGIAVNALGHGDEGVAKTLAEQSGKLLHTSNVYHNEWAGKLAELLVNLTRTEGGLGYSAGDTNTAGANPKVFFASSGTEANEGAIKIARKVGKDRWAAASHGRAWDSPECSKLRIVSFEQSFHGRSTGALSLTNSPKYQIPFRPLLPGVDVGKLNDFDNLNSLVSEDTCAVFVEPIQGEGGINTASIGWLAALRKRCDEVGAVLVFDEIQCGIYRAGTLWAHSTFPRECHPDIVTMAKPLANGYPIGAVLLRDDIAQTMTAGTHGTTFGGSPLACAVGYHVLSRLSEEPFVSHIAEMSTYLIGRLELLSRWFPQILQPGVRGRGLILGLGFKDEKHPGLLVNMARERGVFVLTAGKDAVRLVPSLTVSKEEVDVAVDVIESCLGEMQT; encoded by the exons ATGGAGGTTTTCAGCAAATCCCCGTTCCATACTGTACCAGCACGACGGTTCACTCAAACCCGCCTCGGGACATCAGCA TCAGTTCCTCGTTCCGCACCAAGTTTTCCCTCTTCTCCGTCAACCAACTACCAGAAACCCACCTACTCATTTCAAAATTCGCAATCCGACTTTACAAAAGCAGCCCTTACACGAGCCTCAAACTATCTTCTAGGTGTTTATGCGCGACCTGGCTTTGTTCTCTCCCACGGAAAAGGTTCATACGTATGGGACACTGAAGGCAGAAAGTTCTTGGACTTCAGTGCTGGTATTGCTGTCAACGCGCTGGGACACGGTGATGAAGGTGTAGCCAAG ACTCTTGCCGAACAATCGGGAAAACTTTTACATACTAGCAATGTTTACCACAATGAGTGGGCAGGGAAGCTTGCGGAACTACTGGTCAACCTTACGCGGACTGAAGGTGGATTAGGATATTCCGCCGGAGATACCAACACAGCCGGTGCAAACCCGAAAGTCTTTTTTGCCAGTTCCGGAACGGAAGCCAACGAAGGTGCGATCAAAATTGCACGGAAAGTCGGGAAGGATCGTTGGGCAGCTGCTTCCCACGGACGGGCCTGGGACTCCCCTGAGTGCTCGAAATTACGCATCGTGTCTTTCGAGCAGTCATTCCATGGAAGGAGTACAGGTGCTTTAAGTCTTACTAATTCGCCTAAGTACCAGATTCCCTTCAGACCCCTTCTACCAGGGGTTGACGTCGGAAAACTCAACGATTTTGATAATCTCAATTCCTTGGTTAGCGAGGATACATGTGCAGTGTTTGTCGAACCTATTCAAGGAGAAGGCGGCATCAATACAGCTTCTATTGGATGGCTTGCTGCGCTGCGAAAGCGCTGTGACGAGGTCGGGGCAGTCCTAGTGTTTGATGAAATTCAG TGTGGGATTTATAGGGCAGGTACCCTATGGGCACATTCAACTTTTCCGAGGGAATGTCATCCCGATATTGTCACCATGGCCAAACCTTTAGCCAATGGTTACCCGATTGGCGCAGTCCTACTGCGGGATGACATTGCCCAGACCATGACAGCAG GAACCCATGGGACGACATTTGGCGGATCACCCCTCGCATGCGCAGTGGGGTATCATGTCTTATCGAGGCTGTCGGAGGAACCTTTTGTATCACATATCGCAGAGATGAGTACGTATCTCATTGGTCGTCTGGAACTATTGTCTAGATGGTTCCCACAAATCCTTCAACCCGGAGTGCGGGGAAGAGGGTTGATTTTGGGATTGGGATTCAAGGATGAGAAGCATCCCGGTCTACTCGTGAATATGGCAAGGGAAAGAGGCGTCTTTGTTCTGACGGCAGGAAAGGATGCTGTGAGGTTGGTTCCTAGTCTGACGGTGAGTAAAGAGGAGGTCGATGTGGCCGTGGACGTGATTGAGAGTTGCTTGGGGGAGATGCAAACTTAG
- a CDS encoding uncharacterized protein (MEROPS:MER0011785): protein MDSNPTISHLPAIPPAAEIPNAFMDSVRQWWMSGDKQLAMSEERLLRRLPYYQPQKPVSFTNVEGPVVAYSSKVELRSSPKKYLNTLTFESTSPPASNSPPPAVLLHGYGAGLGFFFRNFNTLAQWAGRRNTSVFAVDWLGMGRSARLPFSISAPRKDTQARVEEAESFFVESLEEWRQKMGLEKMTLVGHSLGAYFSTVYALRYPTRVHKLILLSPAGITRGPDHTVPSNELDPNDSGNSTDDVQVASRQKVEEIESRQKQARATQSRSRRLLTYLWEEGWSPFQVVRSSLFWGPMLVGKYSSRRFSGLTQEDTRDMHDYILNITLAKGSGEYCISHILAPGAHARMPIVDRISPLKIPVTFVYGDQDWMDPEGGADSVEALRQAGNGQGRMYLINNAGHHVYLDNPKAVNDLIVKELDRRI, encoded by the exons ATGGACTCTAATCCTACCATATCTCACCTTCCTGCCATTCCTCCTGCGGCAGAGATCCCCAATGCCTTTATGGATAGTGTTAGGCAGTG GTGGATGTCCGGCGATAAACAGCTGGCTATGAGTGAAGAACGGCTCCTCAG ACGACTCCCCTATTACCAACCTCAGAAGCCGGTGTCATTTACAAACGTAGAGGGCCCAGTTGTCGCCTACAGTTCAAAAGTCGAATTGCGTTCGTCGCCGAAGAAGTATCTCAATACCCTCACATTCGAATCGACCTCACCTCCAGCTTCAAACTCTCCGCCACCTGCCGTCTTACTCCACGGGTACGGTGCTGGTCTtggattcttcttcagaaACTTCAATACGCTTGCTCAATGGGCAGGTCGGAGGAACACGAGTGTCTTTGCCGTCGATTGGTTGGGCATGGGTCGTTCTGCCCGTCTGCCGTTCTCTATCTCTGCCCCTCGGAAAGACACCCAGGCCCGCGTAGAAGAAGCTGAATCATTTTTTGTGGAATCTTTAGAAGAGTGGAGACAGAAAATGGGCTTGGAGAAGATGACCTTGGTTGGTCATTCTCTCGGAGCGTATTTTAGCACCGTTTATGCACTCAGATATCCCACAAGAGTTCACAAATTGATTTTGTTGAGCCCTGCCGGAATAACGCGCGGACCAGACCATACAGTTCCGTCCAACGAGCTTGATCCTAATGATTCAGGGAACTCGACTGATGACGTCCAAGTCGCAAGTAGGCAGAAGGTGGAGGAAATTGAATCTCGTCAGAAACAAGCGAGAGCGACGCAATCACGATCGAGGAGGCTTCTCACCTACCTTTGGGAAGAAGGATGGAGCCCATTTCAAGTGGTACGATCATCTTTGTTCTGGGGTCCAATGTTGGTTGGCAAA TACTCCTCCCGTCGTTTCTCCGGCTTGACGCAAGAAGACACTAGAGATATGCATGACTACATTCTCAACATCACGCTCGCCAAAGGCTCAGGAGAATATTGCATATCACACATTCTCGCACCAGGTGCTCATGCAAGAATGCCTATTGTAGACCGAATATCACCGTTGAAAATTCCTGTTACCTTTGTGTACGGTGATCAAGATTGGATGGATCCGGAAGGTGGTGCGGATTCTGTAGAGGCCTTAAGGCAGGCTGGGAATGGACAAGGCAGGATGTATCTCATAAATAACGCAGGACATCATG TTTACCTTGACAATCCCAAGGCAGTTAACGATCTCATTGTAAAGGAGTTGGATCGCCGGATATAG
- a CDS encoding uncharacterized protein (BUSCO:EOG092658ZO) — MANASAKRIASQNEATVKNIKLGMILPTIVSLLLRLLFRRDSLPPSKGSLTLYIVTFLPAFFLSNYLIKVGSTRRDPTTGTLISYGEDLNQPGVTEWCFDVLYVTWTCQVGSGAFGEWFWWLYMVIPLYAMYKLWTSVIFPIFFSRSATSERVEGDTEPASSKKQEKLRKRSERGDPRVQTQVRKK, encoded by the exons ATGGCGAATGCCTCTGCAAAACGCATAG CTAGCCAGAATGAAGCTACAGTCAAAAACATCAagcttggaatgattcttcCAACAATCGTATCTTTACTTCTTCGGTTACTCTTCCGACGTGactctcttcctccttctaaGGGTTCTTTGACGTTATATATCGTTACATTCCTACCTGCTTTCTTCTTGTCCAATTATCTCATCAAGGTTGGCAGCACGAGACGAGATCCCACAACAGGCACCTTGATTTCTTATGGCGAGGATCTCAATCAACCAGGTGTAACCGAATGGTGCTTCGACGTCCTTTATGTGACTT GGACATGTCAAGTTGGGAGTGGTGCATTTGGTGAATGGTTCTGGTGGTTGTATATGGTG ATACCCTTATACGCCATGTACAAATTATGGACCTCCGTCATATTTCCGATATTCTTCTCGCGCTCGGCTACCTCTGAGAGAGTTGAGGGTGATACGGAGCCCGCTAGCAGTAAAAAGCAGGAAAAACTGCGCAAAAGGAGTGAGCGAGGCGATCCTCGTGTTCAGACGCAGGTCCGGAAAAAATAG
- a CDS encoding uncharacterized protein (BUSCO:EOG092659OC), translated as MGGTPRPPAAQVQTEERHHSRPDIVGPDSPEAPYPIRLAGAIQKGFGRGGKDLGCPTANLPDKSITALSSAVKTGVYYGYAQVIPPEAQDFPQEDRQVLPMVMSLGWNPFYKNKCLTAEVHVMHEFKNDFYGIEVKVVVLGYIRPELDFISREALIEDIEMDKRVALKSLDRPEYRKYLDDPHFVSE; from the exons ATGGGCGGTACACCTCGACCTCCTGCTGCTCAGGTGCAGACTGAAGAACGTCACCACTCACGACCAGACATCGTTGGCCCAGACTCCCCAGAAGCTCCCTATCCAATCCGACTCGCTGGTGCAATTCAGAAGGGTTTTGGAAGGGGCGGAAAGGATCTAGGATGTCCAACAG CCAACTTACCTGATAAATCCATTACAGCTCTGAGTTCGGCGGTAAAGACCGGTGTTTACTACGGCTATGCACAAGTAATCCCCCCAGAGGCGCAAGACTTCCCTCAGGAAGATAGGCAAGTGTTGCCGATGGTGATGAGTCTCGGATGGAATCCTTTTTACAAGAATAAATGTCTGACAGCA GAGGTGCACGTCATGCATGAATTCAAGAATGATTTCTATGGTATCGAGGTCAAGGTCGTCGTGCTAGGATATATTCGCCCTGAGCTAGACTTCATATCACGAG AGGCGCTAATAGAAGATATTGAGATGGACAAGCGGGTTGCATTGAAATCCCTCGACCGACCTGAATACAGGAAATATCTTGACGACCCTCATTTCGTCTCCGAGTAG
- a CDS encoding uncharacterized protein (BUSCO:EOG092654QZ), whose protein sequence is MLGLQMWRSSLCPIPRGLSMVVRRSKTQSRYTPISETETNDLLDALEGREPESESNVEAEGGPSGPPVGDQYPKASPPPAITTATSYQRPRYRLHCHSTRNNTITTFTRPDGGTIAWFSGGSCGFKRGTRSSYEAGYQCSVRVFERIKDVRAAVGPMHLDLYFKGFGQGREALQKALLTSEGDGIRQMVINVTDRTPIKIGGTRSKKARRL, encoded by the coding sequence ATGCTCGGCTTGCAGATGTGGCGTTCCTCTTTGTGCCCAATACCAAGGGGCCTATCTATGGTTGTTCGACGTTCAAAAACACAATCCAGATACACCCCAATCTCCGAAACCGAAACCAACGACTTGCTCGACGCACTCGAAGGACGCGAACCAGAGTCCGAAAGCAATGTAGAGGCAGAAGGAGGTCCATCTGGTCCACCCGTAGGTGATCAATATCCCAAAGCTAGCCCACCACCAGCCATAACTACCGCTACGAGCTACCAACGGCCGAGATACCGTCTTCATTGTCACTCGACGCGTAACAACACCATTACCACCTTTACTAGACCCGATGGTGGAACCATTGCTTGGTTTTCTGGAGGTTCTTGTGGGTTCAAGAGGGGAACGCGGTCTAGTTATGAGGCTGGGTATCAGTGTTCGGTGCGCGTGTTTGAGAGAATCAAGGACGTCAGGGCGGCAGTGGGGCCGatgcatttggacttatacttCAAGGGGTTCGGGCAAGGAAGAGAGGCTTTGCAGAAAGCCCTATTGACTTCTGAAGGAGATGGCATCCGTCAGATGGTCATCAACGTCACTGACAGAACGCCTATAAAAATCGGAGGAACACGGTCGAAGAAGGCCAGAAGACTTTGA